The proteins below come from a single Treponema phagedenis genomic window:
- a CDS encoding ImmA/IrrE family metallo-endopeptidase, which produces MFKIDNEKKARIAKEFDVKIESVNIIADEYKKIQDGMKEQYLAHIIRTMEIQLQELTENPMFKIIIKPLPLTKDNLSARAQYQRGKFFLIGYSERLNDIQLRVCLAHELGHLYLIEYINSIDKNANLTEKTNMEPLSTVFGILAILDKNDFYSTISDKQLLHKTWEDVLADFKQLQNRNNGIDNIS; this is translated from the coding sequence ATGTTCAAAATTGATAATGAAAAAAAAGCCAGAATAGCAAAAGAATTTGATGTCAAAATTGAATCTGTAAATATTATTGCGGATGAATATAAAAAAATTCAAGATGGTATGAAAGAACAATATTTAGCACATATAATACGTACGATGGAAATTCAATTGCAAGAATTAACAGAAAACCCGATGTTTAAAATAATTATAAAACCATTACCATTGACTAAAGATAATCTTTCGGCTCGGGCGCAATACCAACGTGGTAAATTTTTCTTAATCGGCTATTCTGAACGGTTAAACGATATACAGCTTAGGGTTTGCCTTGCACATGAATTGGGGCATTTATATTTGATAGAATATATAAACAGCATTGATAAAAACGCAAACCTTACAGAAAAAACAAACATGGAACCGTTGTCGACTGTTTTCGGTATTTTAGCAATACTGGATAAGAATGATTTTTATTCAACAATTAGCGACAAACAATTATTGCATAAAACTTGGGAAGACGTGCTTGCCGATTTTAAGCAGCTCCAAAATCGCAATAACGGGATAGATAATATATCATAA
- a CDS encoding S24 family peptidase, protein MNDWKNKIAMILQHFNCTKSELEAKTGVKNGYIRDIETGRNKNPSKFIKGLVDYYGINPNWIMGNDSNMLLSDIENAEENPLLREFNNAVEQTIAPKFAEQNKRFEKIENRQQAIEEELQKLIQLYSPENMKKPENPRKSIIRTMGSTGEVHERLAYYGADGEEEETEDLPLAENLAAGFPIEAFDNYETYPVPKRFLKKRHKYCVAKIKGTSMTAAGIADGSHVLLEYCNSPVNGSIMVVKYGENTTLKRLHQTDEGEWQLLFEDGSGAIIPLKDGNWEAKAMFITVL, encoded by the coding sequence ATGAATGACTGGAAAAATAAAATTGCTATGATTTTACAACACTTTAATTGTACTAAGTCTGAACTTGAAGCAAAAACAGGGGTAAAAAACGGTTATATCCGAGATATTGAGACAGGAAGAAATAAAAATCCTTCTAAGTTTATAAAAGGATTAGTGGATTATTACGGGATAAATCCTAATTGGATAATGGGCAATGATAGTAATATGCTTCTTTCTGACATCGAAAACGCGGAAGAAAATCCTTTGTTGCGGGAATTTAATAATGCGGTAGAACAGACCATCGCTCCTAAATTCGCAGAACAAAACAAAAGGTTTGAAAAAATAGAAAATCGCCAACAAGCCATAGAAGAGGAGTTACAAAAGCTTATCCAATTATATTCTCCTGAAAACATGAAAAAGCCGGAGAATCCTCGTAAGTCAATTATTCGCACAATGGGTTCAACCGGTGAAGTGCACGAGCGGCTCGCTTATTACGGCGCGGACGGGGAAGAGGAAGAAACGGAAGATTTACCGCTTGCTGAAAACCTTGCGGCGGGCTTTCCAATAGAAGCTTTTGACAATTATGAAACCTACCCGGTACCGAAACGCTTTTTAAAAAAGAGGCATAAATATTGCGTGGCAAAAATTAAGGGTACCAGCATGACAGCGGCGGGAATTGCGGACGGCAGCCATGTATTATTAGAATACTGCAACAGCCCGGTAAACGGTTCAATTATGGTCGTAAAATATGGAGAAAATACCACGTTAAAACGACTCCACCAAACAGATGAGGGAGAGTGGCAGCTTTTGTTTGAAGACGGCAGCGGGGCGATTATTCCGCTTAAAGATGGAAACTGGGAAGCAAAGGCTATGTTTATTACTGTTCTGTAA
- a CDS encoding major capsid protein, with translation MIKTQLTGALNAFFNLKNFTDVVSGLPKPQTPMTDLLFPAASRKQKTSPYIAVADIQNVTGAVPVVLRGTKSYAVGGDKKSLGMIEVQPLSMNRFISGAELNNLIAMGDVENINAKLTEVIENLRDRTAVSTEILVCQSLSGRIAYPASIEGGADDIYQVEIGKLKELSAAALTATATLADVQKELESQFVEQQKTGASADVVFLVGSDVYSKIIDIIAKVTSNVPVQWTETGCTLFGKYKLMPMSGTYALPGQTATTPIVDAKSIQTIDLKNTGKLFYAALDELDAKLQPLPFFASYEEITDPSGIKVLSSSKPLPAFAVSKSTIKKYLK, from the coding sequence ATGATTAAAACGCAATTAACAGGGGCGCTCAATGCGTTTTTTAATTTAAAGAATTTTACCGATGTGGTAAGCGGTCTACCAAAGCCGCAAACGCCGATGACCGATCTACTCTTTCCGGCTGCAAGCCGAAAGCAAAAAACAAGTCCGTATATTGCGGTTGCTGACATTCAAAATGTAACCGGTGCCGTTCCGGTTGTCTTACGCGGAACAAAGTCCTATGCGGTAGGCGGCGATAAAAAATCGCTCGGCATGATTGAAGTGCAGCCTTTGAGCATGAACAGATTTATATCCGGGGCTGAATTAAATAACCTTATTGCAATGGGCGATGTTGAGAACATTAACGCAAAACTGACCGAGGTAATCGAGAACTTACGCGACCGCACGGCGGTATCAACTGAAATTCTTGTATGCCAATCGTTGAGCGGAAGGATAGCGTATCCTGCAAGTATCGAAGGCGGAGCCGATGATATATATCAGGTCGAAATCGGCAAGCTTAAAGAATTAAGTGCTGCCGCTCTTACCGCTACGGCAACATTGGCTGATGTGCAAAAAGAACTTGAATCGCAATTTGTTGAGCAGCAAAAAACGGGCGCATCTGCTGATGTAGTATTCTTAGTTGGCTCAGATGTGTATTCAAAAATCATTGACATTATCGCAAAGGTAACAAGTAACGTTCCGGTTCAATGGACAGAAACAGGCTGCACCTTATTCGGTAAATATAAACTTATGCCAATGAGCGGCACCTACGCACTTCCGGGACAAACGGCAACAACGCCTATAGTGGATGCAAAATCAATTCAGACTATTGATCTAAAAAACACCGGTAAGTTGTTTTATGCTGCCCTCGATGAGCTTGATGCAAAGCTGCAACCCTTGCCGTTTTTCGCAAGCTATGAAGAGATAACCGATCCTTCAGGGATTAAGGTTTTATCCTCTTCAAAACCATTGCCGGCATTTGCAGTTTCAAAATCAACAATTAAGAAGTATTTAAAATAG
- a CDS encoding STAS-like domain-containing protein, giving the protein MRKLKEATLKVAECGSGYKFQGGRFIHISPDSGEEFRNNFLIPFLKKNKTACQLCVDFAGTIVFTPGFLEESFGGAIRRGFQKEVRKIRFKNILPEIKKELLRLIKEK; this is encoded by the coding sequence GTGAGAAAATTGAAGGAAGCAACATTAAAAGTAGCGGAATGCGGCAGCGGCTATAAATTTCAAGGAGGAAGATTTATTCACATAAGTCCTGACTCCGGAGAAGAATTCAGAAATAATTTTTTAATACCGTTTTTAAAAAAAAATAAAACCGCGTGCCAGTTGTGTGTTGACTTTGCCGGCACAATTGTTTTTACTCCGGGATTTTTGGAAGAAAGTTTTGGAGGAGCAATCCGGCGCGGGTTTCAAAAAGAGGTGAGGAAAATTCGATTTAAAAATATTCTTCCTGAAATAAAAAAAGAGCTTTTGCGCTTGATAAAAGAAAAATAA